In Blastocatellia bacterium, the genomic stretch CGTATCGCACCCAGCCGTCGGAAGCGACGGCGCTGCGGCTGGCGACGCTCTACGCGCGCACAGGGCAGCCGCAGACGGCGCTGCAAATCTATCGCGCGGTGCTGACCGCGCGCCCGAATGATTATGCGCTGCGCACAGAGATTGCCCGCCTGATGGCCGAGAATGGCCAGAGCGCCGAGGCCATGAAAGAGATCGCCGGTCTCATCAAGCTGCGCCCCAACGATGCGCTCTTGCTGGTGATGGCCGGCGACCTGGTGTTTAAAGAGCAGCCGGCGGAAGCCGCAGATTACTATCGCCGGGCGCTGGCGCTCGACGCCAAAGACAACCACGCCCGCGTGCAACTGGGCGCGGCGATGGTGCGCTCGAAGCAGTTCGAGCCGGCGCTGCCCATCCTCACCGAGGCCTTGCAACGCGACGCCAACAACTATGCTGCGCATGCCAGTTTGGCGACGGCGCTCTTCGAGCTGAAGCAGTATCCGCAGGCCACGGGCGAGTTCATCTGGCTAATTCGCGCGAAGCCCGACGTGGCGATGAGCTATTACTTTCTCGGCATTGCTTTTGATCGGCTGGGCGATTGTCCGCAGGCGCAACGCGCTTATCAGGAATTTGCCCGACGTGCCGATGCAGCCCGGAATCAGAGTGAGATTGATAACGCGAACCTGCGCTTGAGCCTGCTGGCCCGGCTGGTCAAGGACGGCAAGTGTAAATCACCCGCCAAAGGGAAGTGATTATGAAGCACGGATGCGATGATGGCCGGCGCTCTGCTGGCCTAAGGCGTTGGCTGAGGCGAGCCGCGGCGGGCTTGCTCGCGGGGCTGGTGGTCGGCTGCGCGCCAGTCGTTCGGGCACAAGACGACCCGCCGTTGCCGATTGACCCGACGCCGCTTGCAAACCTGCTGACGGCGCAGGAGAAGCTGCTGCTCGCCGACGCGCACAATCCTAAGAAAACGATTGAGACCTACATGAAGATCGCCGACGCGCACATCGATGCGGCGCTCGCCGCGGTCAAGAGCAATGATGCGCGCCGCGCCGAGCATGAGCTTGATGTGTTTCAGAAGGCGATGGCCGAATGCGTGAAGCTGGCAGAGTCGCTCACAGAGGGCAAGCGCGGCGCCGCGAAAAAGGTCGAGCAGTCGCTTTACAAAGACCTGCGCACGTTGGAGTCAGTCGAGCGCCTGTTCCCGGTCGAGCGCGTGCAGTTTGCCGAAGCCGCCATCAAGCGCACCAAGCGCTTCCGCGTGCAGATGCTCAACATTGCCATTGCCAGCGGCGAGGTCTTGAAAGACCCCGACGCCGATAAGCCGCCGAAGACCGAGAATCGCGATGAGGCGTCGCGTCCGCCGTTGCTCGAAATGCGCGGCGCTCTGCTTTATCAGGCCGCCTGGCGGGCATCATTCGACAGCCGCAACGACCGCAAGGCAACGGCGGGCCTGCGCCGGTGGGACGGGCAGGTGCCCGGCGATTACCTGACCGAAGAAGAAGACGACCACGTCCGCCAGGCGCAAGCGGCTGACGACCGCATCAAAGTCTTTATGAGGATCGCTGACCGCAGGCTCGCGGCG encodes the following:
- a CDS encoding tetratricopeptide repeat protein, translating into MCLSRFIIVLTLLVIAAPVCRAQTNGHNEDRQAAAAAFEEGQSAQQRGDHSAAVRYYSNAINAAPSLYQPYYQRATALIALARDKEAEADLRKVIALEPSFARAYRALGQVLLDRDATQEAKTVLARALELDPKLSGVRLLYASALIKTNEPQKAIEHLRAAIEQGEATALIYALLGIAEERTDKSEAAFADYSKAIEMDASIATAREGRARIYEARGDAAKAIADYAIAYRTQPSEATALRLATLYARTGQPQTALQIYRAVLTARPNDYALRTEIARLMAENGQSAEAMKEIAGLIKLRPNDALLLVMAGDLVFKEQPAEAADYYRRALALDAKDNHARVQLGAAMVRSKQFEPALPILTEALQRDANNYAAHASLATALFELKQYPQATGEFIWLIRAKPDVAMSYYFLGIAFDRLGDCPQAQRAYQEFARRADAARNQSEIDNANLRLSLLARLVKDGKCKSPAKGK